The following proteins come from a genomic window of Aspergillus oryzae RIB40 DNA, chromosome 4:
- a CDS encoding cellobiose dehydrogenase (predicted protein), whose protein sequence is MKLVNRLLASFLSVSTVLQSCWAQSGTPVAYTDTETGITFDTWSVPAGTGTGGLVFGVALPGSALTTDATEFIGYLQCASQNASSAGWCGISLGGGMNNNLLFLAYPYEDTVLTSLRFGSGYSMPGVYTGNANVTQISSSINATHFTLLFRCENCLTWDQNGQTGNATTSKGRLVLGWAQSTESPSNPSCPDNISLVQHDNQGIISATLDENAASASYEDWVKLANKTVPGDCSGDGGGGNEPTPVPVPDGATYDYIVVGGGAGGIPVADRLSEAGHSVLLIEKGPPSSGRWGGTMKPSWLDDTNLTRFDVPGLCNQIWVDSNGIACSDTDQMAGCVLGGGTAVNAGLWWRPNPVDWDYNFPEGWQSSDMQAPADRVFSRIPGTTTPSTDGKLYYQQGADILFNGLQSAGWSSVTLNDVPAQKTKTFGHAPFMFSGGERGGPMGTYLVSASERDNFARWSNTTVKRVVREGGRITGVEVEATLNGGYAGTVNVTANTGRVILSAGTFGTPKVLMRSGIGPKDQLSIVKNSTDGETMIAESEWIELPVGENLVDHVNTDVVVTHPDVVFYDFKAAYKTPIESDATSYLNDRTGIFAQAAPNIGPIIFDEVTGSDGIKRQIQWTARVEGGHDTPDGHAMTISQYLGRGSTSRGRMAITAGLDTVVSTLPFLRDESDVNAVIQGIQNLKMALNGTGFTWNYPSRNTSIAEFVKTMPITAGTRRANHWMGTCKIGTDDGRTGGSAVVDLNTKVYGTDNLFVVDASIFPGMITTNPSAYIVTVAEHAAEKILAL, encoded by the exons ATGAAGCTCGTTAACCGTTTGCTCGCTTCATTCCTGTCAGTGAGCACCG TGTTGCAGTCATGTTGGGCCCAGTCCGGCACACCGGTTGCCTACACGGATACTGAGACGGGCATCACGTTTGACACGTGGTCGGTACCTGCTGGTACGGGTACGGGGGGTCTCGTCTTCGGTGTAGCCCTGCCGGGTTCGGCGTTGACCACCGATGCGACGGAGTTTATCGGTTACCTG CAATGCGCGTCCCAAAATGCCTCGTCCGCTGGCTGGTGTGGCATTTCATTGGGTGGTGGCATGAACAACAatctcttgttcttggcctATCCGTACGAGGATACGGTCTTGACCTCCCTGCGATTCGGTTCGGGCTATAGCATGCCCGGGGTCTATACCGGCAATGCCAATGTCACCCAGATTTCTTCAAGCATCAATGCCACTCACTTTACGTTGCTTTTCCGTTGCGAGAATTGTCTGACCTGGGACCAAAATGGCCAAACCGGAAACGCGACCACAAGCAAGGGTAGGTTAGTCCTGGGATGGGCGCAGTCTACGGAGAGCCCGTCGAACCCATCCTGTCCGGATAATATCAGCTTAGTGCAGCATGACAACCAGGGTATCATCTCGGCTACTCTCGATGAGAATGCTGCCAGTGCGTCCTACGAGGACTGGGTCAAGCTGGCTAACAAGACTGTTCCCGGTGACTGCTCTGGTGACGGTGGTGGCGGCAACGAGCCGACTCCTGTCCCTGTCCCTGACGGTGCTACATACGACTATATTGTCGTCGGTGGAGGTGCCGGGGGTATCCCTGTCGCCGATCGGCTGAGTGAGGCTGGACACAGCGTTCTCCTCATCGAGAAAGGTCCTCCTTCCTCGGGACGCTGGGGTGGCACCATGAAGCCCAGCTGGCTGGATGATACCAATCTGACGCGATTTGATGTGCCTGGGCTGTGCAACCAGATCTGGGTCGACTCCAACGGTATCGCCTGCAGTGATACCGACCAGATGGCAGGTTGTGTGCTGGGCGGAGGCACCGCCGTCAACGCCGGATTGTGGTGGAGG CCAAATCCCGTTGACTGGGACTACAACTTCCCCGAGGGATGGCAGTCGTCCGACATGCAGGCTCCCGCGGACCGCGTGTTCTCGCGAATCCCTGGAACCACAACCCCCTCCACCGATGGAAAGCTTTATTACCAGCAAGGAGCCGATATACTGTTCAATGGCTTGCAATCCGCCGGATGGTCTTCCGTCACCCTCAACGATGTCCCGGCCCAGAAAACGAAGACCTTTGGCCACGCACCATTCATGTTCTCTGGTGGTGAGCGTGGAGGGCCCATGGGGACGTATCTGGTGTCGGCGAGCGAGAGAGATAATTTTGCCCGCTGGTCGAACACGACTGTGAAGAGGGTTGTTCGTGAAGGCGGACGTATCACTGGAGTTGAGGTCGAGGCGACCCTCAATGGTGGCTACGCGGGTACCGTCAATGTAACTGCCAATACGGGTCGAGTCATTCTTTCTGCGGGAACTTTTGGAACGCCAAAGGTCCTTATGAGAA GTGGTATCGGCCCGAAGGACCAGCTGTCCATTGTGAAGAACTCAACTGACGGAGAGACAATGATTGCTGAATCTGAGTGGATCGAACTTCCAGTTGGCGAGAACTTGGTCGATCATGTCAAT ACTGATGTTGTGGTGACCCACCCTGATGTTGTCTTCTATGATTTCAAAGCAGCATACAAGACCCCCATCGAGAGTGATGCGACGAGCTATCTGA ACGATCGCACCGGGATCTTCGCGCAGGCTGCGCCTAACATTGGTCCTAT AATCTTCGACGAAGTCACCGGTTCTGATGGCATTAAACGACAGATACAGTGGACTGCTCGTGTGGAAGGCGGTCACGATACGCCTGACGGAC ACGCTATGACCATTAGCCAATACCTCGGCCGCGGCTCAACCTCGCGTGGCCGCATGGCCATCACGGCGGGACTGGACACTGTGGTCTCGACACTGCCATTCCTGCGGGACGAGAGCGACGTCAATGCTGTGATCCAGGGAATCCAGAACCTGAAGATGGCCCTGAACGGAACGGGATTTACCTGGAACTATCCTTCTCGGAACACTTCCATTGCCGAGTTTGTCAAGACT ATGCCAATCACTGCCGGAACACGCCGAGCTAATCACTGGATGG GAACCTGCAAAATAGGTACAGATGATGGCCGTACTGGAGGTAGCgccgttgttgatttgaatACGAAGGTCTATGGAACGGACAACCTGTTCGTCGTGGATGCTAGTATCTTCCCGGGCATGATCACGACCAATCCTTCGGCTTACATTGTCACGGTCGCGGAGCATGCAGCTGAAAAGATTCTTGCGCTGTGA